One window of the Pieris brassicae chromosome 2, ilPieBrab1.1, whole genome shotgun sequence genome contains the following:
- the LOC123720466 gene encoding etoposide-induced protein 2.4 homolog yields the protein MESITNFSVSLIKGFIDSLRGVTVLLYLDKEINERALSRSPQLEYDGAKHKLKQPKIKQESKVLTRVLQSCILNGFIFLLSILVFEYALLPGVKYLVIAIFGHNPGVAYSVWSWIQPFLSMTFRMIWVLPLFLLSKLVNSLWFQDIADSAYRHRRGRPQFMSSVSKIIADSLFSLLVQALFLVQSMLVSMLPITYVGELLCLIHMCLLYSLYSFEYKWFNMGWELHKRLTFIETNWPYFLGFGLPLAVLTQIPQSYIISGCVFSIFFPVFILSGNEASPVTGSEYPLRLFSPVVAISNGMFRFVQHSADVMDKTR from the exons ATGGAGAGCATTACG AACTTCTCAGTTTCACTAATCAAAGGATTTATAGATAGTTTGCGTGGTGTGACAGTGTtgttatatttagataaagaaattaatgaaaGAGCCCTAAGTCGTTCTCCTCAACTGGAATATGATGGTGccaaacataaattaaagcagcctaaaataaaaca AGAGTCAAAAGTACTTACAAGAGTTTTACAGTCTTGTATATTAAAtgggtttatatttttactaagtaTACTTGTGTTTGAATATGCGTTACTACCAGGAGTTAAGTACTTAGTAATAGCTATATTTGGACATAATCCAGGAGTAGCATACAGTGTATGGTCATGGATACAACCATTCTTATCTATGACATTCAGGATGATATGGGTGTTGCCATTGTTCCTTTTAAGCAAACTGGTTAATAGCCTGTGGTTTCAA gaTATAGCAGACTCAGCATATAGACACAGACGAGGCAGGCCTCAATTCATGTCTAGTGTCAGTAAAATCATTGCTGACTCATTGTTTAGTTTATTGGTGCAAGCCTTATTCTTAGTACAG AGTATGCTAGTCAGTATGTTACCTATAACATATGTTGGGGAACTATTATGCCTCATTCACATGTGTCTACTCTACTCACTCTATTCCTTTGAGTACAAATGGTTCAACATGGGCTGGGAATTACACAAACGTCTGAcatttattgaaacaaattggCCGTACTTTCTTGGGTTTGGTCTGCCATTGGCTGTATTGACACAGATTCCACAGTCATATATTATTAG tgGTTGTgtgttttcaatatttttcccCGTTTTCATTTTAAGTGGCAATGAAGCGTCTCCAGTCACGGGAAG tGAATATCCCCTACGTTTGTTCTCTCCCGTAGTTGCAATCTCAAATGGAATGTTCCGTTTCGTCCAACACAGCGCTGACGTCATGGACAAAACGAGATGA
- the LOC123720499 gene encoding equilibrative nucleoside transporter 3, which translates to MDSAEVMRTEDNNEDGIETVENEDDIDISEERELVSDSCSTKILDSESEPLDRYRLVYFLFYLFGITSLVPWNFLITANDYWMYKFRDVEPNNLTMYVRKTQFQAEFTSYLNVATAIPNLVFLILNSLYGHLVSVRSRLLGSLIVVTLSFIVTTSLVLVDTDEWQNTFFIITMITVVIMTAASAIFISGLMGTASKFSREYMAAVISGQSLGGIIAAVAQIISLAFKISPLHSALIYFCIADFMVITSLISYAFLYKIDFFSHHVLRGNGMVVNRNREAYLTIVLKKIWVYAFSIFAVYGISMCVYPAVTVLVESHPATSGTDWNNIFFVPVVNYLIFNCGDYAGRLVAGFILRPTNQWVIAAASIFRVIGVPMLMFCNAQPRKHLPVIFLWDYEYIMIMIVFSFTNGYLTNIVMVNATRVVDMHEREKASSIIVTMLSVGLTAGAAVGMLLVRLL; encoded by the exons ATGGATAGCGCAGAAGTAATGAGGACTGAGGATAACAATGAGGACGGCATAGAAACTGTTGAAAATGAGGATGACATTGATATCTCCGAAGAAAGAGAATTAGTTAGTGATTCATGTTCAACAAAGATATTGGACAGCGAGTCTGAGCCATTGGACAGATATCGCcttgtttattttctattctatttatttgGTATAACTTCCCTTGTTCCTTGGAATTTCCTGATAACTGCTAATGAC tattGGATGTATAAATTCAGAGATGTAGAGCCAAACAATCTGACAATGTATGTAAGAAAAACACAGTTTCAAGCTGAATTTACATCCTATCTCAATGTTGCTACTGCAATACCAAACTTGGTATTTCTTATACTTAATTCCCTATATGGACATTT AGTATCTGTAAGAAGTAGACTTCTAGGGTCACTAATTGTAGTGACTTTATCATTTATTGTTACCACATCGCTGGTGCTGGTGGACACAGATGAATGGcagaatacatttttcatcATCACAATGATAACAGTGGTTATTATGactg CTGCCAGTGCGATTTTCATCTCGGGCCTAATGGGGACTGCAAGCAAATTCTCCCGCGAATACATGGCAGCTGTTATCAGTGGGCAATCATTGGGTGGAATAATAGCTGCAGTTGCGCAGATAATATCGCTTGCCTTCAAAATATCACCCTTACACAGCGCACTAATTTACTTCTGTATTGCCGACTTTATGGTCATAACATCCCTTATTTCCTATGCGTTCCTATACAAAATCGACTTCTTTTCGCATCACGTATTGAGGGGCAATGGCATGGTTGTTAATAGAAACCGGGAGGCTTATCTAACGATTGTTTTGAAGAAAATTTGGGTGTACGCTTTTAGTATTTTCGCGGTGTATGGGATTTCGATGTGTGTCTACCCCGCTGTAACTGTACTCGTTGAGTCACATCCGGCTACATCAGGGACCGATTGGAATA aTATATTCTTCGTGCCCGTCGTGAATTACCTTATATTTAACTGCGGTGACTACGCGGGACGACTGGTCGCTGGATTTATTCTTAGG CCTACAAACCAATGGGTCATCGCTGCAGCTAGTATATTCCGGGTTATCGGAGTACCTATGCTGATGTTCTGTAACGCTCAGCCACGGAAGCACTTGCCCGTGATCTTCCTGTGGGACTACGAGTACATCATGATCATGATTGTTTTCTCTTTTACCAATGGATATTTGACCAATATCGTCATGGTTAATGCTACGAG aGTCGTAGATATGCATGAAAGAGAAAAGGCTTCGTCTATAATTGTTACAATGTTGAGCGTTGGTCTTACCGCGGGAGCAGCTGTTGGAATGTTACTAGTTCGACTACTGTAA